The following coding sequences lie in one Polluticoccus soli genomic window:
- a CDS encoding pyridoxal phosphate-dependent decarboxylase family protein, with the protein MKYWKKLSHAEQDERISAALTDTIDYKQKISLGVPASKLDPLVFYEQASFLKEAPWLRTYVQNPNHIGCHTMGESEEFFRGTQNIEREVIELLCVDLFKAPEQSCDGYIAAGGTEANIQAIWIYRNYFISKHGAKHTEIAIISSSDTHYSIAKAANLLHINWYPVVVDETTRNISAEAINETLDTAIANGVKYFIVISNMATTMFGSVDDPDLYADCLAKRELEFKLHVDGAFGGFIYPFSRPDSNVNFANPHVSSITLDAHKMLQAPYGTGIFLARKGLMPFVYTNEASYVHGMDITLSGSRGGANAIAIWMILFTYGPYGWQEKINRLLYRTEVFCKQLTAAGIGFYRHPNLNIVTIHAKHVSPILARKYGVVPDNHDNPQWCKVVVMDHVELDQLEDFVHDLTKAMN; encoded by the coding sequence ATGAAATATTGGAAGAAACTCAGTCATGCCGAACAGGATGAGCGTATTAGCGCGGCATTGACCGATACGATAGACTACAAACAAAAGATATCGCTAGGTGTGCCTGCGTCGAAACTTGATCCTTTGGTTTTTTATGAGCAAGCCAGCTTTTTGAAAGAAGCACCATGGCTGCGCACCTATGTGCAGAATCCCAACCACATTGGCTGTCATACCATGGGCGAGTCAGAGGAATTTTTCAGGGGTACGCAAAACATAGAGCGCGAAGTGATCGAGCTGCTGTGCGTAGACCTGTTCAAAGCACCTGAGCAAAGCTGCGACGGCTACATAGCAGCAGGTGGCACTGAAGCTAATATCCAGGCTATATGGATATACCGCAACTATTTTATCTCAAAACATGGCGCGAAACATACCGAGATTGCCATCATTAGCTCGTCTGATACACACTACTCAATAGCCAAAGCGGCAAACCTGTTACACATCAACTGGTATCCGGTGGTTGTTGATGAGACTACACGCAACATATCAGCAGAAGCTATCAACGAAACATTGGACACGGCAATTGCAAATGGAGTTAAGTATTTCATTGTGATCTCCAATATGGCTACCACCATGTTTGGTAGTGTAGACGATCCGGACCTGTATGCTGATTGTCTGGCCAAACGTGAGCTGGAGTTCAAGCTACACGTAGATGGTGCCTTCGGTGGTTTTATTTATCCATTCAGCCGACCAGACAGCAATGTAAACTTCGCCAATCCGCATGTTTCCTCCATTACGCTGGATGCGCATAAAATGCTGCAGGCACCTTATGGTACCGGTATCTTCCTTGCCAGAAAAGGACTAATGCCTTTTGTGTACACCAATGAGGCCAGCTATGTGCATGGTATGGATATTACGCTAAGCGGCAGCCGCGGGGGTGCAAACGCAATAGCCATCTGGATGATCCTGTTTACGTACGGACCTTATGGCTGGCAGGAGAAAATAAACAGGCTGCTGTATCGTACAGAGGTATTCTGCAAGCAGCTAACAGCAGCAGGTATCGGTTTCTATCGCCACCCCAACCTGAATATTGTAACGATACATGCAAAGCATGTTTCACCAATATTGGCCAGAAAATATGGGGTAGTACCAGATAATCATGATAATCCACAGTGGTGCAAGGTGGTGGTTATGGACCACGTAGAATTGGATCAACTGGAGGACTTCGTCCACGATCTGACAAAAGCAATGAACTAA
- a CDS encoding uroporphyrinogen-III synthase: MASSVSILSTKTLEPRLIEKAAVEGIQIDCQPFIKIVPALTESVQQQIDKLVQSHAYVALTSVNAVVILSDYLGDKRLDWTVFCISGQTLEAAKSRLNGVEILDCAETGEKLAAKIKTHSRVKELVFFGSNIRTPALAIGLAGSGISLREIFLYKTEQGPVKISKDYNGVLFFSPSAVNSFFSENGAGDKTTFFAIGTTTATALSGYGDQVITSNEPSQESVINKLIEYYNRP, from the coding sequence ATGGCAAGTAGCGTTTCCATACTTAGTACGAAGACGCTCGAACCAAGATTGATCGAAAAAGCTGCGGTGGAAGGTATCCAGATAGATTGTCAGCCTTTTATTAAGATCGTTCCAGCTCTAACAGAAAGTGTGCAACAACAAATTGACAAACTGGTTCAATCGCATGCTTACGTTGCGCTTACCAGTGTAAATGCAGTTGTGATACTTTCAGATTACCTGGGCGACAAGCGACTTGATTGGACAGTGTTTTGCATTTCCGGCCAGACGCTTGAGGCTGCGAAAAGTCGTTTGAATGGAGTAGAGATATTAGACTGTGCAGAAACAGGCGAGAAATTGGCGGCTAAGATCAAAACACACAGTAGGGTAAAGGAGCTGGTATTCTTTGGCAGCAACATCCGTACACCGGCATTGGCAATTGGTTTAGCTGGTAGCGGTATTTCTTTAAGGGAGATTTTTCTGTATAAAACAGAGCAGGGGCCGGTTAAGATCAGTAAAGATTATAATGGCGTATTATTCTTTAGCCCAAGCGCAGTGAACAGTTTCTTTTCTGAGAACGGTGCAGGTGACAAAACCACCTTCTTCGCTATTGGAACTACTACTGCAACAGCGTTGTCAGGTTATGGCGATCAGGTAATAACCAGCAACGAGCCAAGCCAGGAAAGCGTAATAAATAAATTGATAGAATACTATAATAGACCGTAA
- a CDS encoding acetyl-CoA hydrolase/transferase family protein, with translation MYPAYVTAEEAVKLVKSGNRVFIHGSAATPLHLLHALLDRAGEVSDVELVAISTQGTINWNTPDIRDSFRLNSLFVSANVREWVNKGNGEYIPVFLSEIPRMFEGSVLPIDVAIIHVSPPDKHGYCTLGTSIDAALAAVRTARTVIAQVNPRMPRTHGDGHIHISRMAAMVYVEAELPEVNYGEKIDERAERIGKHVASIIEDGSTLQMGIGSIPDAVLQALGSHKQLGIHTEMFSDGIIPLVEKGIITNEHKKVHPGKIVSTFTIGSRKLYDFVDDNPDISFMDVAYVNDTAVIRKNPKVVAINSAIEIDLTGQVCADSIGTYQFSGIGGQMDFMRGASLSQGGKPIIALPSITNKGLSRIVPTLKTGAGVVTTRGHVHYVVTEHGIVNLYGKNLEQRAKLLISIADPAQREDLEKAYHERFNKN, from the coding sequence ATGTATCCTGCCTATGTTACCGCTGAAGAAGCCGTAAAACTGGTGAAAAGCGGGAACCGTGTATTTATTCACGGCAGCGCCGCTACCCCTTTGCATCTTTTACATGCCTTGCTGGACAGGGCGGGGGAAGTTTCGGATGTAGAACTGGTAGCCATTAGCACCCAGGGAACGATCAATTGGAATACCCCCGATATCCGCGATAGCTTTCGTTTGAACTCCCTTTTTGTCTCGGCTAATGTGCGGGAGTGGGTGAATAAAGGGAACGGCGAATATATCCCGGTGTTCCTTAGCGAGATCCCCAGGATGTTCGAAGGCAGCGTACTTCCGATCGATGTGGCGATCATTCACGTGTCGCCACCTGACAAGCATGGCTATTGCACCCTCGGCACGTCGATAGATGCCGCTCTTGCCGCCGTTAGAACTGCCAGAACGGTCATTGCGCAGGTAAATCCGCGTATGCCGCGCACCCATGGCGATGGCCATATCCATATCTCCCGGATGGCCGCAATGGTATACGTAGAGGCCGAGCTGCCGGAAGTAAACTATGGGGAGAAAATAGACGAACGCGCTGAACGAATAGGTAAGCACGTAGCATCGATAATAGAAGACGGCTCAACACTTCAAATGGGCATCGGTTCGATACCAGACGCCGTATTGCAAGCACTGGGTTCACACAAGCAACTAGGCATTCACACTGAAATGTTCTCTGATGGCATCATACCCCTTGTGGAAAAAGGTATCATCACCAATGAACATAAAAAGGTACACCCCGGAAAGATAGTCTCGACTTTTACGATCGGCAGCCGGAAGTTGTACGATTTTGTGGATGACAACCCTGATATATCTTTTATGGACGTGGCCTATGTTAATGACACAGCCGTTATCCGGAAAAATCCGAAAGTCGTAGCGATCAACAGCGCTATTGAAATAGATCTTACAGGCCAGGTTTGTGCCGACTCTATTGGTACGTACCAGTTTTCTGGCATTGGCGGCCAAATGGATTTTATGCGGGGGGCATCCTTATCTCAAGGCGGGAAGCCTATTATTGCTCTGCCATCTATTACCAACAAAGGATTGTCGCGCATTGTGCCTACCTTAAAAACGGGTGCAGGTGTGGTGACAACACGCGGCCACGTACATTATGTAGTAACCGAGCATGGCATCGTGAACCTCTATGGTAAAAACCTGGAACAGAGAGCCAAACTGTTGATCTCTATTGCTGATCCGGCTCAACGAGAGGATCTTGAAAAAGCTTACCACGAAAGATTTAATAAGAATTAG
- the hemL gene encoding glutamate-1-semialdehyde 2,1-aminomutase: MSQSDILFKRAQESIPGGVNSPVRAFKSVGGNPIFMKKAKGAYLYDADGKQYIDYINSWGPMILGHAYGPVVEAIREKVYDSTSFGAPTELEIEMAELIKSMVPNVDLVRMVNSGTEACMSAVRLARGYTGRNKIIKFEGCYHGHADAFLVKAGSGVATFNIQNVPGVPATVSGDTLTAPFNDLKAVEALVAENPNEIAAIIIEPVAGNMGCIPPAEGFLKGLRELCTKEGIIFIFDEVMTGFRLAAGGAQERLGIDADLVTYGKVIGAGMPVGAFGGKKEIMEHIAPLGSVYQAGTLSGNPIAMIAGFTLLTELKNNPSIYTELEEKTADLHTGLQKVLSQGNVPFKINRVGSMISVHFSSEEISDFAAAGRANNELFNKYFHYMLDNGIYLPPSAFETWFVSNAITNEDIDKTVKATEAFIQQQ, encoded by the coding sequence ATGTCTCAAAGCGATATACTTTTTAAACGCGCGCAGGAAAGCATTCCTGGTGGTGTCAATTCCCCTGTTCGCGCTTTCAAAAGCGTGGGCGGTAATCCGATATTTATGAAAAAAGCCAAAGGCGCGTACCTCTACGATGCCGATGGCAAACAATATATCGACTATATTAACTCCTGGGGACCGATGATCCTTGGCCATGCTTATGGTCCGGTGGTAGAAGCAATCAGGGAGAAAGTATACGACTCTACGTCATTTGGTGCGCCTACTGAGCTGGAGATCGAGATGGCTGAGCTCATTAAGAGCATGGTACCGAATGTTGACCTGGTACGTATGGTGAACAGCGGTACTGAAGCTTGCATGAGCGCAGTACGACTAGCACGTGGTTATACGGGTAGGAACAAGATCATCAAATTTGAAGGTTGCTACCATGGCCATGCTGATGCTTTCCTGGTAAAAGCGGGAAGTGGCGTGGCGACGTTTAATATTCAGAACGTACCTGGTGTCCCGGCGACTGTATCTGGCGACACACTCACCGCGCCTTTCAATGATCTTAAAGCCGTAGAAGCACTGGTTGCAGAGAATCCCAATGAGATCGCTGCTATCATCATTGAGCCGGTGGCGGGTAACATGGGTTGCATTCCTCCAGCCGAAGGGTTCCTCAAAGGTTTGAGAGAACTGTGTACTAAAGAAGGTATCATTTTCATCTTCGACGAGGTAATGACAGGTTTCCGCCTTGCAGCTGGCGGTGCTCAGGAGCGTTTGGGCATCGATGCCGACCTCGTTACTTATGGTAAAGTAATAGGTGCCGGTATGCCGGTTGGTGCATTTGGTGGTAAGAAGGAGATCATGGAGCACATCGCTCCACTGGGTAGCGTATACCAGGCGGGTACGCTGAGTGGCAACCCGATAGCAATGATAGCGGGCTTCACTCTGCTTACTGAGCTTAAAAACAATCCTTCTATCTATACTGAGCTGGAAGAAAAAACAGCAGATCTCCATACAGGATTACAAAAAGTATTGTCTCAAGGCAATGTTCCATTTAAGATAAACCGTGTTGGTTCGATGATCAGCGTTCATTTCAGCAGCGAAGAGATATCAGACTTTGCAGCAGCTGGTCGCGCCAACAATGAGCTATTCAACAAATACTTCCACTATATGCTCGACAATGGTATTTATCTGCCGCCTTCAGCATTCGAAACGTGGTTTGTAAGTAATGCGATAACTAACGAAGACATAGACAAAACTGTAAAGGCTACAGAAGCGTTTATTCAACAACAATAA
- the hemB gene encoding porphobilinogen synthase, translating to MHLIRRNRILRQSYAVRSLVSETILTPNDFIVPLFIIEGAGVREEIPSMSGYFRMSLDLTVKEVKELWAMGLKSVLLFIKCKDELKDNKGTEALNPDGLMQRSIKAIKDACPDMLVMTDIALDPFSSYGHDGIVENGQIVNDATVEVLAQMSVSHARAGADFVAPSDMMDGRIIAIREALEADGFTNTGIMAYSAKYASCFYGPFRDALDSAPGFGDKKTYQMDYANRKEAVKEVLMDVEEGADIVMVKPAMAYLDIIREVKNAVEIPVSAYHVSGEYAMIKAAAKMGWLDENKAVIESLTGIKRAGADLIATYYAKHAVQLLNS from the coding sequence ATGCATCTCATCAGGAGGAATAGAATATTAAGACAATCTTACGCGGTAAGATCATTGGTGTCTGAAACTATATTAACACCAAACGATTTCATCGTTCCGTTATTCATTATCGAAGGTGCTGGAGTAAGGGAAGAAATTCCTTCTATGTCCGGCTATTTCCGTATGAGTCTTGACCTGACGGTAAAAGAAGTAAAGGAACTTTGGGCTATGGGTCTGAAGAGTGTGCTGTTATTCATCAAATGCAAAGACGAACTAAAAGACAATAAAGGTACCGAAGCGCTGAACCCTGACGGGTTGATGCAGCGTAGCATTAAAGCTATTAAAGATGCCTGCCCGGATATGTTGGTAATGACAGACATAGCGCTGGATCCTTTTTCATCTTACGGCCATGACGGTATTGTAGAGAATGGGCAGATCGTGAATGATGCTACGGTAGAAGTGCTTGCTCAAATGAGCGTTAGTCATGCACGCGCAGGAGCAGACTTCGTTGCACCTAGCGATATGATGGATGGTCGTATCATCGCTATTCGCGAAGCATTGGAAGCTGATGGCTTCACTAACACTGGCATCATGGCCTATAGTGCTAAATACGCTTCCTGCTTCTATGGTCCCTTCCGCGATGCACTGGATAGTGCTCCCGGTTTTGGCGATAAGAAAACCTACCAGATGGACTATGCCAACAGGAAAGAAGCAGTGAAAGAAGTGTTGATGGATGTAGAAGAAGGTGCTGATATCGTAATGGTAAAACCTGCTATGGCGTATCTCGATATTATTCGCGAAGTGAAAAATGCAGTTGAGATACCGGTGAGTGCTTACCATGTAAGCGGTGAATATGCCATGATCAAAGCCGCTGCCAAAATGGGCTGGCTGGATGAAAATAAAGCGGTAATAGAATCGCTGACGGGTATCAAACGCGCAGGTGCTGATCTGATAGCGACTTACTATGCAAAACATGCAGTACAATTATTAAACAGTTAG
- the hemC gene encoding hydroxymethylbilane synthase, which translates to MNTTIRIGTRDSALALWQANEVKRLLAEKGFEAELVLIKSEGDINLVTPLYEMGVQGVFTRTLDIAMLNGQIDVAVHSMKDVPTQLPTGIVQAAVLPRASHKDLFVPRNGLSYLESSESVATIATSSIRRKAQWMHRFPNHTIESIRGNVNTRLRKVEESNWQGAIFAAAGLERIDLRPGNAVELDWMLPAPAQGAIMVVCREDAQHAFEACSSLNDAATANCVKVERDFLRGLMGGCSMPISALAEVHGDTMHFEGNVLDPQGTVKLEIKKQIAIAAADTIGILAAQELLTKGAGEILSKIKSNGK; encoded by the coding sequence ATGAACACAACGATCAGGATAGGTACAAGAGATAGTGCACTGGCACTGTGGCAGGCCAATGAAGTAAAACGCCTGCTGGCAGAGAAAGGGTTTGAGGCAGAACTAGTACTGATCAAGTCAGAAGGCGATATTAATCTCGTAACACCACTATATGAAATGGGCGTTCAGGGCGTATTTACCCGCACGCTCGACATCGCCATGCTGAATGGCCAGATTGATGTGGCAGTGCACTCTATGAAAGACGTGCCTACTCAATTGCCTACCGGCATTGTGCAGGCTGCAGTACTGCCACGCGCATCACACAAAGACCTGTTCGTACCCAGGAACGGACTCAGCTATCTTGAATCTTCCGAATCTGTGGCCACAATCGCTACCAGCAGCATTAGACGCAAAGCGCAATGGATGCACCGTTTCCCCAATCATACGATTGAAAGCATTCGGGGTAATGTAAATACCCGGCTGAGAAAAGTGGAGGAAAGCAACTGGCAAGGAGCCATATTTGCTGCTGCCGGTTTAGAAAGAATAGATCTCAGGCCTGGTAATGCAGTTGAGCTGGACTGGATGCTGCCGGCACCTGCGCAAGGAGCCATAATGGTGGTGTGCAGGGAAGATGCACAACATGCTTTTGAGGCTTGCTCATCCCTCAACGATGCCGCCACAGCGAATTGTGTGAAGGTAGAGCGTGATTTTTTACGCGGGCTGATGGGCGGCTGCTCGATGCCCATCAGCGCATTGGCAGAAGTTCACGGTGACACTATGCATTTTGAAGGAAATGTGCTTGACCCGCAGGGAACCGTCAAGCTCGAAATAAAAAAACAAATAGCGATTGCCGCTGCGGATACGATAGGAATACTTGCCGCACAGGAACTCTTGACCAAAGGCGCCGGCGAGATCTTAAGCAAAATCAAAAGCAATGGCAAGTAG
- the hemF gene encoding oxygen-dependent coproporphyrinogen oxidase has translation MREAFNSYILELQNRICLALEAEDGSAKFIEDKWDRPEGGGGITRVISNGTVFEKGGVNTSAVHGRLPDAMQEAFKVPDSNFFACGLSLVIHPVNPYVPTIHANWRYFELYDKLGKKIDSWFGGGSDLTPYYIFKEDGRHFHTTLKNAMDGFGEDLYPKYKKHCDEYFINKHRNNEARGIGGVFYDYLRPDKEFTADKLFEFQQANGNAFLEAYLPIVSKRKAIAFTEKETEWQEIRRGRYVEFNLVHDRGTLFGLKTNGRIESILMSLPPRARWYYDYHPEQGTMEAELLQYLQPTDWINI, from the coding sequence ATGAGAGAGGCGTTCAACAGCTACATATTAGAATTACAGAACCGCATTTGCCTAGCGCTGGAAGCAGAAGACGGCAGTGCGAAGTTTATTGAGGATAAATGGGATCGTCCCGAAGGCGGTGGCGGCATTACCCGTGTTATTAGTAATGGTACTGTGTTTGAAAAAGGTGGCGTAAATACTTCTGCAGTTCATGGTCGTTTGCCTGATGCTATGCAGGAAGCATTTAAAGTGCCTGATAGCAACTTTTTCGCCTGTGGCTTGTCGCTGGTTATTCATCCTGTCAATCCATACGTACCTACGATACATGCCAACTGGAGGTATTTTGAACTGTACGACAAGTTAGGCAAGAAAATAGATAGCTGGTTTGGTGGTGGCTCTGACCTCACGCCATATTATATCTTCAAAGAAGATGGTCGCCATTTTCATACCACGTTGAAGAACGCAATGGATGGATTTGGTGAAGACCTCTACCCGAAATATAAAAAGCATTGCGACGAATACTTTATCAATAAGCACAGGAACAATGAAGCGCGCGGCATTGGCGGTGTATTTTATGATTACCTGCGCCCTGATAAGGAATTTACTGCCGATAAATTATTCGAGTTCCAACAGGCAAATGGTAATGCTTTTCTAGAGGCTTACCTGCCTATAGTGAGCAAGAGAAAAGCAATCGCATTTACTGAGAAGGAAACTGAATGGCAGGAAATACGTCGTGGACGCTATGTTGAGTTCAACCTGGTACACGACAGGGGAACACTATTCGGCCTGAAAACAAACGGCCGTATCGAGAGTATTCTTATGAGTCTGCCGCCACGTGCAAGATGGTATTACGACTATCATCCTGAGCAGGGCACAATGGAGGCTGAATTATTACAATATTTGCAACCAACCGACTGGATAAACATATAA
- the hemE gene encoding uroporphyrinogen decarboxylase: MSDTQHLFLKALKGEAVERPPVWMMRQAGRYLPDYIKLRNKYDFFTRVQTPELACEITLQPIDQVGTDAAIIFSDILVIPQAMGLEVLLEEGKGPLLPKTVQTEQDVDALLTEDPASSLHYVLDALKLTKKELNNRVPLIGFAGAPWTILCYMVEGKGSKSFDKAKQFCFTNPTLARKLLQKITDVTIGYLKAQVQAGADAVQVFDSWSGMLSPADFNTFAKPYLTQIADALKDHAPVILFPKGSWYALKDLSNSSASALGLDWCVEPKLARELTGNKITLQGNFDPSKLLAPIPEIKKEVTKMIDAFGVQRYVANLGHGILPNVPVDHAKAFVEAVKEYKAVK, encoded by the coding sequence ATGAGCGATACACAACATTTGTTTTTAAAGGCATTAAAAGGTGAAGCAGTTGAACGTCCACCGGTATGGATGATGCGTCAGGCTGGCCGATACCTGCCTGACTATATCAAGCTGCGTAATAAGTACGATTTCTTTACCCGCGTTCAGACACCTGAACTGGCCTGCGAGATAACCCTGCAGCCTATCGACCAGGTAGGTACAGACGCGGCTATCATATTTTCAGACATCCTGGTGATACCACAGGCAATGGGCCTCGAAGTATTGCTGGAAGAAGGTAAAGGACCGTTGCTTCCTAAAACGGTGCAAACGGAACAAGACGTTGATGCACTGCTGACAGAAGACCCTGCTTCATCACTGCATTATGTATTGGATGCATTGAAGCTTACTAAGAAAGAACTGAATAATCGTGTGCCACTTATCGGATTTGCCGGGGCTCCATGGACCATTCTGTGTTACATGGTAGAAGGTAAGGGCAGCAAATCGTTCGATAAAGCAAAGCAGTTCTGTTTCACCAATCCCACGCTGGCACGCAAACTGTTGCAAAAGATCACGGATGTAACGATAGGCTACCTGAAAGCGCAAGTGCAAGCGGGTGCTGACGCAGTACAGGTGTTCGATAGCTGGAGCGGTATGTTGAGTCCAGCCGACTTCAACACATTCGCAAAACCATACCTCACGCAGATAGCTGATGCATTGAAAGACCATGCGCCAGTGATATTGTTTCCTAAAGGCAGCTGGTACGCACTGAAGGATCTGAGCAATTCATCAGCCTCAGCATTAGGCCTCGACTGGTGCGTAGAACCAAAACTTGCCCGCGAGCTGACTGGTAATAAAATAACGTTGCAGGGCAACTTCGATCCATCGAAATTGCTGGCTCCAATCCCCGAAATAAAGAAAGAGGTGACGAAGATGATAGATGCATTTGGCGTACAGCGTTATGTGGCCAATCTTGGTCATGGCATCCTGCCCAATGTACCGGTAGACCACGCCAAGGCATTTGTAGAAGCAGTGAAGGAGTATAAAGCAGTGAAATAA
- the hemA gene encoding glutamyl-tRNA reductase — MTAVDKSLSEFYLIGINYKKTDAEVRGQYAINNDQYLNVLQLARQHNVAEVFIVSTCNRTEIYGLHQDPDVLTKILCSETAGDINTFQALAYVKNGLDAVEHLFNVTSGLDSQVLGDYEIIGQVKTAAKLSKKHGLVGPFLERLVNTALAASKAIKTNTQLSDGTVSVSFAAVQYIKDFVADYSSKKILLIGTGKIGRNTCKNLVDYLQNKNVTLVNRTVEKAHQLATELGLKYASMDDMDRLIEESDIVITSTSSKSAIIGKQHLEGHGAKLIIDLSVPNNVDTDVRNLPYVTLMNVDELSAHKDTTLEKRKAEVPKAKAIIAEQIADFTEWLETRKYVPVLVSLKATLQQMDTSTLATTTDNNPQRIQKIINATALKLKSQNTKGCHYIAAINEFFG, encoded by the coding sequence ATGACCGCCGTGGACAAGAGCCTTTCTGAATTTTACTTAATAGGGATAAATTATAAAAAAACGGATGCGGAAGTACGTGGTCAGTATGCTATAAACAACGATCAATACCTGAACGTACTACAACTGGCCAGGCAACACAATGTTGCTGAAGTGTTCATCGTGTCCACCTGCAACCGTACAGAGATCTACGGTTTACACCAGGATCCGGATGTTTTGACCAAGATCCTGTGCTCCGAAACCGCCGGCGATATCAATACATTCCAGGCGTTGGCTTATGTAAAGAACGGGCTGGACGCGGTAGAGCATCTTTTCAATGTAACCTCAGGCCTGGATTCACAAGTACTAGGCGATTACGAGATCATCGGACAGGTGAAAACAGCGGCCAAACTCTCCAAAAAGCACGGACTCGTCGGTCCTTTCCTGGAAAGGCTGGTAAATACGGCACTGGCCGCTTCAAAAGCTATCAAGACAAACACCCAACTGAGCGATGGTACTGTTTCAGTATCCTTTGCTGCAGTTCAATATATCAAAGACTTCGTCGCCGATTATAGCTCGAAAAAGATATTGCTGATAGGCACCGGTAAAATAGGTCGCAATACCTGTAAGAATCTTGTAGACTACCTGCAGAATAAGAATGTTACCCTCGTCAACCGCACCGTTGAAAAGGCACATCAATTGGCAACGGAATTAGGTCTTAAATACGCATCGATGGATGATATGGACAGACTTATCGAAGAGTCAGACATCGTTATTACGTCTACTAGCTCAAAGTCGGCGATAATAGGTAAACAACACCTGGAAGGCCATGGTGCAAAACTGATCATCGATCTTTCGGTGCCTAATAACGTCGATACTGACGTAAGAAACCTGCCGTATGTGACGTTGATGAATGTGGACGAACTGTCGGCGCATAAAGATACTACCCTCGAAAAACGTAAGGCTGAGGTGCCTAAGGCGAAGGCAATTATTGCAGAGCAGATTGCAGACTTTACCGAGTGGCTGGAAACGCGCAAATACGTGCCGGTCCTGGTTTCACTCAAGGCGACACTCCAGCAAATGGACACCAGCACGCTGGCGACAACGACTGATAACAACCCTCAACGCATACAAAAGATCATTAACGCTACCGCTCTGAAACTAAAATCGCAAAACACAAAAGGTTGCCACTATATAGCGGCTATAAATGAATTTTTCGGTTAG